The following proteins come from a genomic window of Synechococcus sp. BIOS-E4-1:
- a CDS encoding photosystem II protein Y → MDLRVVIVAAPILIALGWAGYNISRAAIGQLQMMLKRGEV, encoded by the coding sequence ATGGACCTTCGCGTCGTCATCGTGGCAGCTCCAATCCTGATTGCCCTGGGCTGGGCTGGATACAACATCAGCCGAGCTGCCATCGGTCAACTGCAAATGATGCTCAAGCGCGGAGAAGTCTGA
- a CDS encoding Nif11-like leader peptide family natural product precursor, producing MPEEQLKAFIEKVQGDDSLQEKLKAAANPDAVVAIAKEAGFSISADEVRTKISDEELEGTAAGGSFYGCCTDEHHQTLC from the coding sequence ATGCCAGAAGAGCAGTTGAAAGCCTTTATTGAGAAGGTTCAGGGAGACGACAGTTTGCAAGAGAAACTTAAAGCAGCTGCTAATCCTGATGCAGTAGTTGCAATTGCGAAAGAGGCTGGGTTTAGTATTTCTGCTGATGAAGTTCGGACCAAGATTTCAGACGAGGAGTTGGAAGGTACAGCTGCTGGCGGGTCATTTTATGGCTGCTGCACAGACGAGCACCACCAGACTTTGTGCTAA
- a CDS encoding gamma carbonic anhydrase family protein: protein MNGSPNPEPLNIGSPRIDPQAWVADSAVVMGDVEIAAGASLWPTAVARGDMSAIVIGPGSNVQDGAVLHGDPGSPVLIGSDVTIGHRAVVHGATLEDGCLVGIGAIVLNGVTVGAGALVAAGAVVTRDVPPRSLVAGVPAQVKREQSDSAVLEQKQHAVHYAHLAANWAELLQNQTD from the coding sequence ATGAATGGTTCGCCCAATCCAGAGCCGTTGAACATCGGTTCTCCAAGGATTGATCCTCAGGCCTGGGTTGCAGATAGTGCTGTTGTGATGGGAGATGTCGAGATCGCTGCAGGTGCAAGCCTTTGGCCGACTGCCGTGGCAAGGGGTGACATGTCAGCCATCGTGATCGGACCAGGCAGCAATGTTCAGGATGGTGCCGTTCTTCACGGTGATCCTGGATCGCCGGTGTTGATCGGATCCGATGTCACGATCGGCCATCGCGCAGTGGTTCATGGAGCCACCCTCGAAGACGGTTGTCTGGTTGGGATCGGAGCGATCGTTCTCAACGGTGTCACCGTTGGGGCAGGCGCGCTGGTTGCCGCCGGTGCAGTTGTGACACGTGATGTTCCACCCCGCAGCCTGGTAGCGGGTGTGCCCGCTCAGGTGAAGCGCGAACAGAGCGATTCAGCAGTGCTTGAACAGAAACAGCACGCAGTCCACTACGCCCATCTGGCTGCCAATTGGGCTGAATTGCTGCAAAACCAAACGGACTGA
- a CDS encoding Nif11-like leader peptide family natural product precursor — protein sequence MSEEQLKAFLEKVKGDKSLQDKLKAVKTPEDVVGIAKEHGHEFTADNIAELS from the coding sequence ATGTCAGAAGAACAACTCAAAGCCTTCCTGGAGAAGGTCAAAGGCGACAAAAGTCTTCAAGACAAACTAAAGGCAGTAAAGACTCCTGAAGACGTCGTAGGGATCGCTAAGGAGCACGGTCATGAATTCACTGCTGATAATATCGCTGAACTCAGTTAA
- a CDS encoding Nif11-like leader peptide family natural product precursor, protein MSEEKLKAFLEKFTSDASLQEKLKAAANSDGVCAIAKEAGFSISADDLKNAQQSELSNAELERAAGVGDSLKSDSVACFSVYCCPDTLSDL, encoded by the coding sequence ATGTCAGAAGAAAAACTTAAGGCATTCCTGGAAAAGTTCACAAGCGACGCCAGCCTTCAGGAGAAGCTCAAAGCAGCTGCTAATTCTGATGGAGTTTGTGCGATTGCAAAAGAGGCTGGTTTTAGTATCTCTGCTGACGACTTGAAGAACGCTCAGCAATCAGAACTTTCAAACGCAGAGCTGGAACGTGCGGCTGGGGTAGGTGACTCTCTGAAAAGCGACAGCGTCGCTTGCTTTTCTGTGTATTGCTGCCCCGATACGCTGTCAGATTTATAG
- a CDS encoding Nif11-like leader peptide family natural product precursor produces the protein MSEEQLKAFMEKVQGDTSLQEKLKAAADPDAVVTIAKDAGFVITAEEIRSELTDEEMESAAGGITSYEWCDTKCQYTGLRCCTQH, from the coding sequence ATGTCAGAAGAGCAACTCAAAGCCTTTATGGAGAAGGTTCAAGGCGACACCAGCCTTCAGGAGAAGCTCAAAGCCGCAGCAGACCCCGATGCAGTAGTGACTATTGCTAAGGATGCTGGTTTTGTAATTACTGCTGAAGAGATTCGATCAGAACTGACAGATGAGGAGATGGAAAGCGCCGCTGGTGGTATTACTTCTTACGAGTGGTGCGATACGAAGTGCCAATACACTGGTCTGCGATGCTGTACCCAACACTGA
- a CDS encoding Nif11-like leader peptide family natural product precursor, translated as MSEEQLKAFLEKVKGDTSLQEKLKAAKSPEDVVDIAKEHGYEFTADKINQLSERELEGVSGGAASTFVGDCQSQEGHVCFSEGEVVCGKR; from the coding sequence ATATCAGAAGAGCAACTCAAAGCGTTCCTTGAAAAGGTCAAAGGCGATACAAGTCTTCAGGAGAAACTTAAAGCAGCAAAGTCACCTGAAGATGTTGTAGACATTGCCAAAGAGCACGGTTATGAATTCACTGCTGATAAAATTAACCAGCTCAGTGAAAGGGAGCTAGAAGGTGTTTCGGGTGGCGCGGCGAGTACGTTTGTGGGGGATTGTCAGTCTCAGGAAGGGCATGTATGTTTCAGTGAGGGCGAGGTTGTGTGTGGTAAAAGGTAG
- a CDS encoding cation transporter, which produces MSPVLPEDRLIERRSLKIGVYASALMAVAGVCVHLISGSYALLLDGLYSAVMVGSGLVAARISRNVVRPPDRAYPFGYDGQEALYVLFRSLLLMGVLSFAAISALSTVIDYAYGVPVSSVRLGPVAWYSIAMVATCWGLAWRHHHDWCRTGRHSQILLTEAKAARLDGLISGLTGLALLGAPLLNGTMLSDLIPVTDSLLVLVVSLLVLREPLQGFLIALGQAAGASAETDLIRSTRLALEDLLAGLSCWLLDLTVYQVGRTAFVVVYLNPSQPMDGGSIDLIRDRIQQRCQSLLNCPVRTEVILTATPPFAAAGVS; this is translated from the coding sequence ATGTCGCCTGTCCTGCCTGAAGACCGGCTGATTGAGCGCCGATCGCTGAAGATCGGTGTTTATGCCAGCGCCCTGATGGCGGTGGCAGGTGTCTGCGTTCACTTGATTTCAGGCTCATACGCTTTATTGCTGGATGGCCTCTATTCAGCGGTGATGGTGGGTTCTGGCCTTGTGGCCGCAAGGATCAGTCGCAACGTCGTGCGACCGCCAGATCGCGCCTATCCCTTCGGCTACGACGGACAGGAAGCGTTGTACGTGCTCTTTCGTTCTCTGCTGCTGATGGGGGTGCTTTCTTTTGCTGCGATTTCAGCTCTCAGCACCGTGATTGATTACGCCTACGGAGTTCCCGTGAGCTCCGTTCGCCTCGGGCCTGTCGCGTGGTATTCGATTGCCATGGTGGCCACATGCTGGGGGCTGGCCTGGCGCCATCATCACGACTGGTGCCGGACAGGGCGTCACTCCCAGATCCTGCTCACCGAAGCCAAGGCAGCACGGCTTGATGGACTGATTAGTGGTCTGACTGGTCTGGCATTGCTCGGGGCACCGTTGCTCAATGGCACGATGCTGTCCGATCTGATTCCGGTCACCGACTCGTTACTGGTGCTGGTGGTGAGTCTTTTGGTGTTGCGCGAGCCCTTACAGGGCTTTCTGATCGCTCTGGGACAGGCAGCTGGTGCCTCGGCCGAGACCGATCTGATCCGCAGCACCCGGCTCGCCCTGGAGGATCTGCTGGCAGGTCTGTCTTGCTGGCTTCTTGATCTCACGGTTTATCAGGTCGGTCGGACGGCCTTTGTGGTCGTTTATTTGAATCCAAGTCAACCGATGGACGGAGGCTCCATCGACCTGATCCGTGATCGCATCCAGCAGCGATGTCAGTCCCTGCTCAACTGTCCTGTTCGCACCGAAGTGATTCTGACCGCAACTCCACCCTTCGCTGCAGCCGGTGTTTCCTAG
- a CDS encoding Nif11-like leader peptide family natural product precursor encodes MSEEQLKAFWEAVKADTSLQEKLRATTDADSIASLAKEAGFEITAEAVEEAQAQLSEEELKGAAGGLCIPGCGPCSGA; translated from the coding sequence ATGTCAGAAGAACAACTCAAAGCCTTTTGGGAAGCAGTCAAGGCTGATACTTCTCTGCAGGAAAAGCTAAGGGCAACAACAGATGCTGATTCAATCGCTAGTCTTGCCAAAGAGGCAGGTTTTGAGATTACTGCTGAAGCGGTCGAGGAAGCACAAGCTCAGCTGTCAGAAGAAGAACTGAAGGGAGCTGCTGGTGGTTTGTGCATTCCTGGATGCGGACCGTGTAGTGGTGCTTGA
- a CDS encoding Nif11-like leader peptide family RiPP precursor, translating into MSEEQLKAFLEKVKADTSLQEKLKEASESVCITNLAKEHGHEFSSDTYEKLSEEELESLSGGANTPNLCCCTAATFKVGYSGF; encoded by the coding sequence ATGTCAGAAGAACAACTCAAAGCCTTTCTAGAGAAGGTCAAAGCAGACACAAGCCTTCAGGAAAAGCTGAAAGAAGCTAGCGAATCAGTATGTATAACAAACCTTGCTAAGGAACATGGTCACGAATTCTCTTCAGACACATATGAAAAACTCAGCGAAGAGGAGCTAGAAAGTTTGTCAGGTGGTGCTAATACGCCCAATCTCTGCTGTTGCACAGCTGCCACATTCAAAGTCGGCTATTCTGGTTTTTAA
- a CDS encoding AAA family ATPase: MTLSPDSDLAKVYGISPVELVPEVADEDLPLDQFIERKVDELLDLRLRSIDTWNKEMAIISELTCRRVQRQDIEGRVLEALADRWNLSISQHHSGKRRNRHANQSREGERQQMLIDGFLPWKHDALLFSPGGVGKTTAAVAMAWCVISGKSFLDYDISSEIKGKVLWIGSDGGDGAYEMWQNTAEDFGIANDLRWEKGCVFWGADQEAGTGAWSCSPSNLCELKEELESND, translated from the coding sequence ATGACACTCTCTCCAGATTCAGATCTGGCCAAGGTTTACGGGATCTCACCTGTTGAACTAGTTCCAGAGGTTGCTGATGAAGATCTCCCGCTTGATCAATTCATCGAGCGGAAAGTTGATGAGCTACTAGACCTCAGGCTCCGCAGTATCGATACCTGGAACAAGGAGATGGCAATCATCTCTGAACTCACCTGCCGCAGAGTTCAACGTCAGGACATAGAAGGCCGAGTGCTCGAAGCTCTTGCCGATCGCTGGAACCTATCGATCAGCCAGCACCATTCAGGCAAGCGCCGCAACCGTCACGCCAATCAGTCACGAGAAGGCGAACGCCAGCAGATGCTCATTGATGGGTTCCTGCCTTGGAAACACGATGCGCTGCTGTTTAGCCCAGGCGGAGTTGGCAAAACAACTGCAGCAGTCGCGATGGCTTGGTGTGTCATCAGTGGCAAGTCATTCCTTGATTACGACATCTCCTCTGAAATCAAAGGCAAAGTCCTTTGGATTGGCTCTGACGGCGGTGATGGTGCCTATGAGATGTGGCAAAACACTGCTGAAGATTTCGGCATCGCCAACGATCTTCGATGGGAAAAAGGCTGCGTTTTCTGGGGTGCTGATCAGGAAGCTGGTACTGGCGCTTGGTCCTGCTCTCCATCCAATCTCTGCGAGCTGAAAGAAGAGCTGGAATCAAATGACTAA
- a CDS encoding Nif11-like leader peptide family natural product precursor → MSEEQLQAFLEKVKDDTSLQEKLKAAADVDSALAIAKEAGFSISADDIQNEISEEELERAAGGACIDCFTRYGTDEDVTLIDD, encoded by the coding sequence ATGTCAGAAGAACAGCTTCAAGCCTTCTTAGAAAAAGTCAAAGACGACACCAGCCTTCAGGAAAAGCTCAAAGCAGCCGCTGATGTTGATTCAGCTCTTGCGATTGCGAAAGAGGCTGGGTTTAGTATTTCTGCTGATGACATTCAGAACGAGATTTCAGAAGAGGAGCTGGAAAGAGCTGCTGGGGGTGCTTGCATTGATTGTTTTACTAGATATGGTACAGATGAAGATGTTACCTTGATCGATGACTGA
- a CDS encoding response regulator gives MDEKPRVAFVDDDPRLRSLIAEELLDEGVLPVAFSSGQELLECVEAEEIDLILIDLMMPVMDGLTCLRQLNKRTENVPILVVTAFNDDVKRQESMDNGAVDYVFKPDLFERLPELLDRHLKTPRSTS, from the coding sequence ATGGATGAAAAACCACGGGTCGCTTTTGTCGATGATGATCCGCGGCTTCGCAGTCTGATCGCGGAAGAGTTGCTGGATGAAGGTGTACTCCCTGTCGCTTTCAGCAGCGGTCAGGAATTACTCGAGTGCGTGGAGGCAGAAGAGATTGACCTGATCCTCATCGATCTGATGATGCCGGTTATGGATGGGCTGACTTGTCTGCGACAGCTAAACAAGCGCACAGAAAATGTTCCGATCCTTGTCGTCACAGCATTCAATGACGATGTCAAGCGGCAGGAATCAATGGACAATGGTGCGGTTGACTACGTTTTCAAACCGGATCTTTTTGAGCGTCTTCCTGAACTGCTGGATCGACATCTCAAAACTCCAAGAAGTACAAGTTAA
- a CDS encoding oxidoreductase family protein, which translates to MNQIIENPLNITSSWLTAVLRKSGFINHQVILNLKLEPIGESTGFLSRIFRIIPRYSEENEGLPESIILKIHTNRPEFFSVGERLKAFDRESGFYRHISPHIYGRLPKIFASYSQGGKGWILMEDLSYMKNGDQVYGLNNQGVKASLSSIASVHADCWQACDQYSYPWLPTDDFWFRVDPQPLWTNLKECYGLRIGQEAVTLLDEYVMRHDEIFSRLQKCPRTIVHGDLRADNLLIDNNDQNNPSILIIDWQTVTISAAAIDVAFLILGSEPPAERHGHFKDLVSHWHSRLVSLGVKNYSFSEAYSDVRLASLACLSAPIKAFAELGGPNFKNAKEAQLAECFIFRHIEASVELNLSEIL; encoded by the coding sequence ATGAATCAAATAATTGAAAATCCCTTGAATATTACTTCTTCATGGCTAACAGCAGTATTACGTAAGTCAGGCTTTATTAATCATCAGGTGATTCTTAATCTTAAACTCGAGCCTATTGGCGAGTCTACAGGGTTTCTTTCTAGGATTTTTCGCATTATTCCAAGATATTCAGAAGAGAATGAAGGCTTGCCCGAATCTATCATTCTAAAAATACATACAAACCGACCAGAGTTTTTTTCAGTTGGAGAAAGATTAAAGGCTTTCGACAGAGAGAGTGGATTTTATAGGCATATCAGCCCCCATATATACGGTCGATTGCCCAAAATCTTCGCTTCGTATTCGCAGGGTGGAAAGGGTTGGATTCTAATGGAGGATCTATCATACATGAAAAATGGTGATCAGGTTTATGGGCTAAATAATCAGGGAGTAAAAGCATCACTTTCAAGTATTGCTTCTGTGCATGCTGATTGCTGGCAGGCTTGCGATCAATATTCTTACCCATGGCTTCCAACCGATGACTTCTGGTTTCGTGTGGATCCTCAACCTTTGTGGACAAACCTCAAAGAATGTTACGGGCTACGGATTGGACAAGAAGCAGTAACCTTGTTAGATGAATATGTCATGCGTCATGATGAGATTTTTAGTCGACTCCAAAAATGTCCACGGACAATCGTCCATGGAGATCTGAGAGCAGACAACTTATTGATCGACAACAATGATCAGAATAATCCTAGTATTCTCATCATTGATTGGCAGACAGTCACCATTAGTGCTGCTGCAATAGACGTCGCTTTTTTAATTCTTGGTAGCGAGCCCCCCGCTGAAAGGCACGGCCACTTTAAGGATCTTGTTTCACACTGGCACTCACGTTTAGTTTCATTAGGAGTGAAAAATTATTCCTTTTCTGAAGCGTATAGTGATGTTCGACTGGCTTCTCTTGCATGTCTATCAGCTCCGATCAAGGCTTTTGCAGAGCTGGGTGGACCTAACTTCAAGAACGCCAAGGAAGCACAGTTGGCCGAATGCTTTATCTTTCGCCATATAGAAGCATCAGTGGAATTGAATCTCTCTGAGATCTTATAA
- a CDS encoding Nif11-like leader peptide family natural product precursor, translating to MSEEQLKAFLEKVKGETNLQEKLKAAAGSDSVLAIAKEAGFMISADDLKKAQSEISEEELEAAAGGGTSNFMTTCWLLTAEC from the coding sequence ATGTCAGAAGAACAACTCAAAGCATTCCTAGAAAAAGTCAAAGGCGAGACCAACCTTCAGGAGAAGCTCAAGGCAGCTGCTGGTTCCGATTCAGTTCTTGCGATTGCAAAAGAGGCGGGATTTATGATTTCTGCTGACGACTTGAAGAAGGCTCAATCAGAGATTTCTGAAGAGGAGCTAGAAGCTGCGGCTGGTGGTGGAACCTCCAATTTTATGACGACTTGCTGGTTATTGACGGCTGAGTGTTGA
- a CDS encoding Nif11-like leader peptide family natural product precursor, whose protein sequence is MSLEQLKAFLANVKGDSNLQQKLKAAKSPEDVVGIAKEYGYQFTANKFCQLSKEELEGVAGGKLKWHEADVPLMGYPIDAF, encoded by the coding sequence ATGTCCCTAGAACAACTCAAGGCATTCCTGGCCAATGTCAAAGGTGATTCCAATCTTCAGCAGAAACTAAAGGCAGCTAAGTCGCCTGAAGATGTTGTAGGCATTGCTAAAGAATACGGTTATCAATTCACTGCTAACAAGTTCTGTCAGCTCAGTAAAGAGGAGCTTGAAGGTGTGGCTGGTGGGAAATTAAAGTGGCATGAAGCAGATGTGCCCTTAATGGGTTATCCCATTGATGCCTTTTGA
- the trmFO gene encoding FADH(2)-oxidizing methylenetetrahydrofolate--tRNA-(uracil(54)-C(5))-methyltransferase TrmFO, with amino-acid sequence MSVGPVVVIGAGLAGTEAAWQVAQAGVPVHLIEMRPLRRSPAHHSSEFAELVCSNSFGALSSDRAAGLLQEELRRLGSLVIRTADAHAVPAGGALAVDRGRYSAALTEILQRHPLVTIERREQMDLPDADQITVLATGPLTSDALANHLRAFTGRDDCHFFDAASPIVDGETIDMKKAFRASRYDKGDADYINCPMDQPRYKDFLGALLSAEQAELKDFEKNSATFFEGCLPIEELARRGEDTMRYGPLKPIGLWDPRWGDVNDRDVRRARRAHAVVQLRQEDRDGRLWNLVGFQTNLKWGEQKRVLRMIPGLEQAEFVRFGVMHRNTFLEAPELLHPTLQFRTRERLLAAGQITGTEGYAAAVAGGWLAGTNAARLALGQSTFDLPPTTMIGALTHFVSEAPSGKFQPMPPNFGLLPALPERIRDKRRRYGAYRDRALNDLLLATQKQESVDVACPA; translated from the coding sequence TTGAGCGTCGGACCCGTCGTTGTCATTGGAGCCGGTTTGGCCGGTACCGAAGCTGCTTGGCAGGTTGCGCAAGCGGGGGTGCCGGTCCATCTGATCGAAATGCGCCCGCTTAGAAGATCTCCAGCTCATCACAGCAGTGAATTTGCTGAGCTTGTCTGCAGCAACAGCTTTGGGGCTCTCAGCAGTGATCGCGCAGCTGGTTTGCTGCAGGAGGAACTGCGTCGACTGGGATCATTGGTGATCCGAACCGCGGATGCTCATGCAGTGCCGGCAGGTGGTGCATTGGCTGTTGATCGCGGACGATACAGCGCCGCTTTGACAGAGATCCTTCAGCGGCATCCTCTGGTCACGATCGAACGTCGTGAACAGATGGATCTGCCTGACGCAGATCAAATCACGGTCCTGGCGACAGGCCCGCTGACCAGCGATGCACTGGCCAATCACCTTCGCGCCTTCACAGGCCGTGATGACTGTCACTTCTTTGATGCTGCAAGTCCGATCGTCGATGGTGAAACCATTGATATGAAAAAGGCTTTCCGAGCCAGCCGTTACGACAAGGGCGACGCTGATTACATCAACTGCCCGATGGATCAGCCTCGCTATAAAGACTTTCTGGGAGCGCTGCTGAGCGCCGAACAGGCTGAGCTGAAGGACTTCGAAAAAAACAGCGCCACTTTTTTTGAAGGGTGCTTACCGATCGAGGAACTTGCACGCCGTGGTGAAGACACCATGCGCTATGGACCGCTGAAGCCGATTGGTCTCTGGGATCCACGCTGGGGTGATGTCAACGATCGGGATGTGCGACGTGCCAGACGCGCCCATGCCGTTGTCCAACTGCGTCAGGAGGACAGAGACGGCCGCCTCTGGAATCTGGTTGGCTTCCAGACAAATCTCAAATGGGGCGAACAGAAACGGGTCCTGCGCATGATTCCAGGTCTTGAACAAGCTGAGTTCGTGCGCTTCGGCGTGATGCATCGCAACACCTTTCTCGAGGCCCCTGAGCTGTTGCACCCCACGCTTCAGTTCCGAACGCGTGAACGTCTTCTCGCCGCTGGGCAGATCACGGGTACCGAGGGGTATGCCGCTGCAGTTGCGGGTGGCTGGCTTGCTGGCACCAATGCAGCTCGCCTGGCTCTAGGACAATCAACGTTCGATCTGCCTCCCACGACCATGATTGGAGCGCTCACCCATTTCGTCAGTGAGGCCCCATCGGGCAAATTTCAGCCGATGCCTCCAAACTTTGGTTTGTTGCCTGCTCTGCCTGAAAGGATCAGAGACAAACGCCGTCGCTATGGCGCTTACAGGGACAGAGCACTGAATGATTTGCTGCTAGCAACACAGAAGCAGGAGTCTGTTGATGTCGCCTGTCCTGCCTGA
- a CDS encoding Nif11-like leader peptide family natural product precursor → MTQEQLKAFIAKVQADTSLQEQLKAEGADPVAIAKAAGFAISTEDLKANPQDLSQRDLESAAGGANSCDIMTHQVWDSYMGTCFICNKH, encoded by the coding sequence ATGACTCAAGAACAACTCAAGGCATTCATCGCCAAAGTTCAAGCCGATACTTCACTGCAGGAACAGCTCAAGGCAGAAGGTGCAGACCCTGTTGCTATTGCCAAAGCTGCTGGTTTCGCGATTAGCACAGAAGACTTAAAAGCAAATCCCCAAGACTTGTCTCAGAGAGACCTTGAAAGTGCAGCTGGTGGAGCTAACTCCTGCGATATCATGACTCACCAAGTCTGGGATTCCTATATGGGAACCTGTTTTATTTGTAATAAGCACTAA
- a CDS encoding Nif11-like leader peptide family natural product precursor yields MSLEQLKAFLAKVKGDSNLQEKLKEAKSPEDVVGIAKEHGHEFTADKVTELSEEELEGVAGGQMSLSDWKCVHN; encoded by the coding sequence ATGTCCCTAGAACAACTCAAGGCATTCCTCGCCAAGGTCAAAGGTGATTCCAATCTTCAGGAGAAACTAAAAGAAGCTAAGTCACCTGAAGATGTTGTAGGCATTGCTAAAGAGCACGGCCACGAATTCACTGCTGATAAGGTCACTGAACTCAGTGAAGAGGAACTAGAAGGCGTGGCTGGTGGCCAGATGTCTTTATCGGACTGGAAGTGTGTCCATAACTAA
- a CDS encoding Nif11-like leader peptide family natural product precursor, producing the protein MSLEQLKAFLAKVKDGSNLLSKLKAAKSPEDVVGIAKEHGYEFSADKLSQLSEKDLEGVTGGKVKQNWHGWTPVERAIYYAEGGGWGLI; encoded by the coding sequence ATGTCCCTAGAACAGCTCAAGGCATTCCTGGCCAAGGTCAAAGATGGTTCCAATCTTCTAAGCAAGCTAAAAGCAGCTAAGTCACCTGAAGATGTCGTAGGCATTGCTAAAGAACATGGTTACGAATTCAGCGCTGATAAGCTGAGTCAGCTCAGTGAAAAGGATTTAGAAGGCGTGACTGGTGGGAAGGTCAAACAGAATTGGCATGGTTGGACACCAGTTGAGAGAGCGATTTACTATGCGGAGGGTGGAGGATGGGGACTGATATAA